A single region of the Actinoplanes sp. SE50/110 genome encodes:
- a CDS encoding LytR C-terminal domain-containing protein, which yields MSRPVPDRLRELAAEVGDLPVPPAAEVRARGRQRSRRRLAVVTAAGLALVATAGVTVIWPRRPAPVDDLVAGGPPPSAAALHCSLALPDDPVEVRIRVLDGGASTALIDATAAHLRERRFTVLNGATGSPLEGAASVSYGPAGIGSAALVRAYLQDGATMLFDPGIRDDIIAVTLGPAFTRLATPTEANRNLVAVGEPTAPPQCATVGAPAKR from the coding sequence ATGTCACGTCCCGTTCCTGACCGACTGCGTGAGCTTGCGGCCGAGGTCGGTGACCTGCCGGTGCCGCCGGCCGCCGAGGTTCGCGCCCGCGGCCGGCAGCGGTCGCGGCGCCGGCTGGCCGTGGTGACCGCGGCCGGCTTGGCGCTGGTGGCCACGGCCGGTGTCACCGTCATCTGGCCGCGGCGGCCCGCGCCGGTCGATGACCTGGTGGCCGGCGGTCCGCCGCCCAGTGCCGCCGCGCTGCACTGCTCCCTCGCCCTGCCGGACGATCCCGTCGAGGTACGGATCCGGGTGCTGGACGGCGGCGCGTCCACCGCGCTGATCGACGCGACCGCCGCCCACCTGCGGGAGCGTCGTTTCACCGTGCTGAACGGCGCCACCGGATCCCCCCTGGAGGGCGCCGCCTCGGTGAGCTACGGCCCGGCCGGGATCGGCTCGGCCGCCCTGGTCCGGGCCTATCTGCAGGACGGTGCGACGATGCTGTTCGACCCCGGCATCCGGGACGACATCATCGCGGTGACCCTCGGCCCGGCCTTCACCCGGCTCGCCACCCCCACCGAGGCCAACCGGAACCTCGTCGCGGTCGGCGAGCCGACCGCCCCACCGCAGTGTGCGACCGTGGGGGCGCCCGCGAAGCGCTGA
- a CDS encoding M4 family metallopeptidase, producing the protein MRSRTVLAGTVAFATGAALAVGITSAHAASPPQPAAASGTPVTEQVRLAAADKAAASGFDALGKGPDDAFLRRQAITGLGGYSYLTYDRTYRGLPVVGGDATVVVDAAGHVRDTFAADHGRVSLGNLRPAIPAKQAVGTARRQLDSVATAGQAQLVVYALGAKPLLAYQVLVSGVRHDAPSRLHVWVDAGTGKVLFTREDVVSEAARGYVNGAVQIDTNGGVLQDPARPGLSCGNYSTRQTYRNGGTGTGTDLQTACVDAYYGVEQEWNMLRDWLGRSGISGNGSAFPLYVGLNDVNAYWGGSSGTFGHNSSNTAQATSMDVVGHEMGHAIDQYTGAGTAAENGLGEGTGDIFGALTEHYADNPSDPPDYTVGEEINLVGSGPIRYMYNPSTNGDPNCYSSSIPGTEVHSAAGPLNHWFYLLAEGSRPANGNPASPTCDGSTVNGVSIQKAGQIFMSAMNMKTSGWSYAKYRGATVKAAVNLFGASSAECASTKAAWSAVSVGPQSGEPSCTTVPAGDFSLAVNPSSGSLQQGGSTTTTVSTQVTGGTAQSVTLTASGLPSGVTATFSPATVTAGQSATLTLRASATATTGSKAITITGTAPSGSHTATYTTTVTTGQPPANDFSVSVNPASATVAPGNSVTASVVTATAGGSAQTVNLAVSGAPTGVTAAISPASVTSGGSATLTVSVSSTAAAGTFPLTVTGTGTAATRTATYTLTVSGGTPPQGCGGVAAWSATRPYVPGDKASYNGHLWNSTWYSTGAEPGAPGSWAVWTDAGPC; encoded by the coding sequence GTGAGAAGCAGAACCGTGCTGGCGGGGACGGTGGCGTTCGCTACCGGCGCCGCCCTGGCGGTGGGCATCACGAGCGCCCACGCCGCATCACCCCCGCAACCGGCCGCGGCGAGCGGCACCCCCGTCACCGAACAGGTGCGATTGGCGGCGGCCGACAAAGCCGCGGCGAGTGGTTTCGACGCCCTCGGCAAGGGGCCCGACGACGCGTTCCTGCGCCGCCAGGCGATCACCGGACTCGGCGGCTACTCCTACCTGACCTATGACCGTACGTACCGCGGCCTGCCCGTAGTCGGCGGGGACGCCACCGTCGTCGTCGACGCGGCGGGCCACGTGCGTGACACGTTCGCCGCGGACCACGGTCGGGTGTCGCTCGGGAATCTGCGGCCCGCGATCCCCGCGAAGCAGGCGGTCGGCACCGCTCGCCGGCAGCTCGACTCCGTCGCGACGGCGGGGCAGGCGCAGCTCGTCGTGTATGCCCTGGGCGCGAAGCCGCTGCTCGCGTACCAGGTGCTGGTCTCGGGCGTTCGCCACGACGCGCCGAGCAGGCTGCACGTCTGGGTGGACGCGGGCACCGGCAAGGTGCTGTTCACCAGGGAAGACGTCGTGTCCGAGGCGGCGCGCGGTTACGTCAACGGGGCGGTGCAGATCGACACGAACGGCGGCGTGCTGCAGGACCCGGCCCGCCCGGGCCTGTCGTGCGGCAACTACAGCACCAGACAGACCTACCGCAACGGCGGCACGGGCACCGGCACCGACCTGCAGACGGCGTGCGTCGACGCGTACTACGGCGTCGAGCAGGAGTGGAACATGCTGCGCGATTGGCTGGGACGCAGCGGCATCAGCGGCAACGGCAGCGCCTTCCCGCTCTACGTCGGGCTCAACGACGTCAACGCGTACTGGGGCGGCTCGTCGGGCACGTTCGGACACAACTCGTCGAACACCGCGCAGGCCACCAGCATGGACGTGGTCGGCCACGAGATGGGCCACGCGATCGACCAGTACACCGGTGCGGGCACGGCCGCCGAGAACGGGCTCGGCGAGGGCACCGGCGACATCTTCGGCGCCCTGACCGAGCACTACGCCGACAACCCGAGCGACCCGCCGGACTACACCGTCGGCGAGGAGATCAACCTGGTCGGGTCCGGGCCGATCCGCTACATGTACAACCCGTCGACCAACGGTGACCCCAACTGCTACTCGTCGTCCATCCCGGGCACCGAGGTGCACTCCGCCGCCGGGCCGCTCAACCACTGGTTCTACCTGCTGGCCGAGGGCAGCCGCCCGGCCAACGGCAACCCGGCGAGCCCGACCTGTGACGGCAGCACCGTCAACGGCGTCAGCATCCAGAAGGCGGGCCAGATCTTCATGTCCGCGATGAACATGAAGACGTCCGGCTGGAGCTACGCCAAGTACCGCGGCGCGACCGTCAAGGCGGCCGTCAACCTGTTCGGCGCGAGCTCGGCGGAGTGCGCGAGCACCAAGGCGGCGTGGAGCGCGGTGAGCGTCGGCCCCCAGTCGGGCGAGCCGTCCTGCACGACCGTGCCGGCCGGCGACTTCTCGCTCGCCGTCAACCCGTCGTCCGGCTCGCTGCAGCAGGGCGGCTCGACGACCACCACGGTGTCCACCCAGGTCACCGGTGGCACCGCGCAGAGTGTCACGCTGACCGCGTCCGGCCTGCCGTCCGGGGTCACCGCGACGTTCAGCCCCGCCACGGTCACCGCCGGGCAGTCGGCCACACTGACCCTGCGGGCGTCGGCCACCGCGACCACCGGCAGCAAGGCGATCACCATCACCGGCACGGCCCCGTCCGGCTCGCACACCGCCACCTACACCACGACCGTGACGACCGGGCAGCCCCCGGCGAACGACTTCTCGGTCTCGGTGAACCCGGCCTCGGCCACGGTCGCTCCGGGCAACTCGGTTACCGCGTCGGTCGTCACGGCCACCGCCGGCGGCTCGGCACAGACGGTGAACCTCGCGGTCTCCGGTGCTCCCACGGGCGTGACCGCGGCGATCAGCCCGGCTTCGGTCACCTCCGGCGGCTCCGCGACCCTCACGGTGTCGGTCTCCTCGACGGCGGCGGCGGGCACCTTCCCGTTGACCGTCACCGGCACCGGCACCGCGGCCACCCGCACGGCGACCTACACGCTCACGGTCTCGGGCGGCACCCCGCCGCAGGGCTGCGGCGGCGTCGCGGCGTGGAGCGCCACCCGCCCGTACGTCCCGGGTGACAAGGCCTCCTACAACGGCCACCTCTGGAACTCCACCTGGTACTCCACCGGCGCCGAACCGGGCGCGCCGGGCTCCTGGGCGGTCTGGACCGACGCCGGTCCCTGCTGA
- a CDS encoding helix-turn-helix domain-containing protein: protein MTAAFGGRLRELRKARGFSQRELAAPRYTAAFVSSVESGRRAPSTDAVAYFAERLGVTPRALTTGEDPDHRVRARLALADADAQDGAADAAYRKLASEGIFEPQCRLGLGRLALRRGEIADAAREFAAAARLLAGEPAHVRAHAVAGQAACLRAQGDPRYAAHLLHRVLTEMDLAALPDPAALVAIHAQLALCHADLEDETAAAASASAALSLAGPREAGSLADLHLTVARTLLSTNDLAGADLALHRAGQARQQATLAPELAACRLIRGRARRTAGDLPGALRDLSPVDGPVSAEAAVELAAVYADLGLRDQAHDLLPERLPAADRLRARLAEEVGDHEAAEHHLRVAADGYRTRGPRRELATTILALADLLDRRNRPEDALTALRDGLTDVLGPGIGKA, encoded by the coding sequence GTGACCGCGGCTTTCGGCGGGCGGCTGCGCGAGCTGCGGAAGGCCCGCGGGTTCAGCCAGCGCGAACTTGCGGCGCCGCGCTACACCGCCGCATTCGTATCCTCGGTGGAGTCGGGCCGCCGCGCGCCGTCGACGGATGCCGTCGCGTACTTCGCTGAGCGGCTGGGTGTCACGCCGCGCGCGCTGACCACAGGCGAGGATCCGGATCATAGGGTACGCGCCCGGTTGGCGCTCGCCGATGCGGACGCGCAGGACGGGGCGGCGGACGCGGCGTACCGGAAATTGGCTTCTGAAGGGATTTTCGAGCCGCAATGCCGGCTCGGCCTCGGGCGGCTCGCGCTACGACGGGGCGAGATCGCCGACGCCGCGCGCGAGTTCGCCGCAGCCGCCCGGCTGCTCGCCGGGGAACCGGCACACGTCCGTGCTCACGCGGTCGCCGGTCAGGCCGCCTGCCTGCGCGCCCAGGGCGACCCGCGGTACGCCGCCCACCTGCTGCACCGGGTACTGACCGAAATGGACCTCGCGGCTCTGCCGGATCCGGCCGCCCTCGTGGCGATCCACGCGCAACTCGCCCTCTGCCACGCCGACCTGGAGGACGAGACGGCAGCGGCGGCCTCGGCGTCGGCCGCACTCTCCCTGGCCGGGCCGCGCGAGGCGGGCTCGCTTGCCGACCTGCACCTCACCGTGGCCCGCACGCTGCTGTCCACGAACGATCTCGCCGGCGCCGACCTCGCCCTGCACCGGGCCGGGCAGGCTCGGCAGCAGGCGACCCTGGCGCCGGAACTGGCGGCCTGCCGATTGATCAGGGGCCGGGCCCGCCGTACCGCCGGCGACCTGCCGGGCGCGCTGCGCGACCTCTCGCCGGTGGACGGTCCGGTATCGGCTGAGGCGGCGGTGGAGCTCGCCGCCGTCTATGCGGACCTGGGGCTGCGCGACCAGGCTCACGACCTGCTGCCCGAGCGGTTGCCGGCTGCCGACCGGCTGCGCGCCCGACTCGCCGAGGAAGTGGGCGACCACGAGGCGGCCGAGCACCACCTGCGCGTCGCCGCCGACGGCTACCGCACCCGGGGCCCCCGCCGCGAACTGGCCACGACGATCCTCGCTCTCGCCGATCTCCTCGACCGCCGGAACCGCCCGGAAGACGCCCTCACTGCCCTGCGCGATGGCCTCACCGACGTGCTCGGACCTGGCATCGGCAAGGCGTGA
- a CDS encoding helix-turn-helix transcriptional regulator has product MQSSVGERIRRLRTERGLTQRELAEPRFSRALLAAVESGTRQPSPSFIGYAASRLGVDADELRHGRPPGTAEDLAARLTAARRDLSQGRIDAAVAAFDQVRADAVRYALPAPAAWAAYWRGEAALQSGELSAAEDAFAPALDCPGPVEPRAAAIARWAYCRFAGGDTSGAVDVLEKHLAVLQESPQSPADALVRLGTALIYAYIELDWRERARNLEDESRALLPRVRTTEWVAQFLVTAGQARRTAAELPGAQRMFTEAGRIYAELGLTREIGLCHWAHGYVLRRAGSLEPAAGEFTAACTVLDSVGARQDSAGAALELAEVRRLQGRLDEADALADGAARVCAEFGHQECSAEADRVRGLVAAGQGRPEAARELLARAADRYARMGLAAELATTCRELGDVLLAGGEPAQAALVFRRGLRAAETIR; this is encoded by the coding sequence ATGCAGAGCAGCGTCGGCGAGCGCATCCGGCGCCTGCGCACCGAGCGCGGCCTGACCCAGCGCGAGCTCGCCGAGCCGCGCTTCAGCCGCGCGCTGCTCGCGGCCGTCGAGTCCGGGACGCGCCAGCCTAGTCCGTCGTTCATCGGGTATGCCGCGAGCCGCCTCGGCGTCGACGCCGACGAGCTTCGCCACGGGCGTCCCCCGGGCACGGCCGAGGACCTCGCCGCCCGATTGACGGCCGCCCGCCGTGACCTGTCGCAGGGGCGCATCGACGCCGCGGTGGCCGCGTTCGACCAGGTCCGGGCCGACGCCGTCCGGTACGCGTTGCCGGCGCCCGCAGCCTGGGCCGCGTACTGGCGGGGCGAGGCCGCGCTGCAGAGCGGGGAGCTGTCCGCCGCCGAGGACGCGTTCGCACCGGCCCTCGACTGTCCCGGCCCGGTCGAGCCGCGCGCCGCCGCCATCGCCCGATGGGCCTATTGCCGGTTCGCCGGGGGTGACACCTCGGGCGCGGTCGACGTACTGGAGAAACACTTGGCCGTGCTGCAGGAATCGCCACAGTCCCCGGCGGACGCGCTGGTGCGGCTGGGCACCGCGCTGATCTACGCCTACATCGAGTTGGACTGGCGTGAACGGGCCCGCAACTTGGAAGACGAGTCGCGGGCGCTGCTGCCACGGGTGCGCACTACGGAATGGGTCGCCCAGTTCCTCGTCACGGCGGGCCAGGCACGGCGTACGGCGGCCGAGCTGCCCGGCGCGCAGCGCATGTTCACCGAGGCCGGCCGGATCTATGCCGAGCTGGGGCTGACCCGCGAGATCGGGCTCTGCCACTGGGCACACGGCTATGTGCTGCGCCGGGCCGGAAGCCTGGAACCCGCCGCGGGCGAGTTCACCGCCGCGTGCACGGTGCTCGACTCGGTCGGCGCGCGGCAGGACAGTGCGGGCGCCGCGCTGGAGCTGGCCGAGGTACGGCGCCTGCAGGGGCGGCTCGACGAGGCCGACGCGCTCGCCGACGGTGCCGCGCGGGTCTGCGCCGAGTTCGGCCATCAGGAGTGCTCGGCCGAGGCGGACCGGGTGCGCGGCCTGGTCGCAGCAGGTCAGGGCCGGCCGGAGGCGGCGCGGGAACTGCTGGCGCGGGCGGCCGACCGCTACGCGCGCATGGGCCTCGCGGCCGAGCTGGCGACCACCTGCCGCGAGCTGGGCGACGTGCTGCTGGCCGGCGGTGAGCCTGCGCAGGCCGCGCTGGTGTTCCGCCGTGGTCTGCGCGCAGCCGAGACGATCCGGTGA
- a CDS encoding alpha/beta hydrolase yields MAGLVQSYTRQLGELLTRARSLDQETVQALAQLPPSPGSGKTGPKITQDDLAGLKGKTPAQVHAWWENLTRGQQDQAIHDFPREIGWMDGVPATDRDKANRIGLAQQKQYLQDRLHNPDMRLEAQDTYDELQRLEAIEKGLVQVGPRGLLLGFDTAAYAGNGKVIIAVGNPDTARNTGVWVPGLGTTLEGQTSGNLKRMVDINNAADGFTPGQDGDVSTIYWLGYDTPEPYNLSVLQDTRSVAGSQPYVDFMQGLRATHESDGGHLVAMAHSYGSTVVGEAAKTGHLPVDDIVVAGSPGMHVGSASDLMNDPRHVWAGASDSDPVPRSGAVLDSAAVVNPQLIEYIEHSADADHGLAPSDHSFGANTWMADTSGHTHYWDGGSESLNNQAKILAGAYSKVGITNGQLPEDWR; encoded by the coding sequence ATGGCCGGACTGGTGCAGAGCTACACCAGGCAGCTGGGCGAGTTGCTGACCCGGGCCAGGAGCCTGGACCAAGAGACCGTGCAAGCCCTCGCTCAGCTGCCTCCGTCGCCCGGTTCCGGCAAGACCGGCCCGAAGATCACCCAGGACGATCTGGCCGGTTTGAAAGGCAAAACACCGGCGCAGGTGCACGCCTGGTGGGAAAACCTGACCCGCGGGCAGCAGGACCAAGCCATCCACGACTTCCCACGCGAGATCGGCTGGATGGACGGCGTGCCGGCCACCGATCGCGACAAGGCGAACCGGATCGGCCTGGCGCAGCAGAAGCAGTACCTGCAGGACCGGCTGCACAACCCCGACATGAGACTGGAAGCGCAGGACACCTACGACGAGTTGCAACGCCTGGAGGCCATCGAGAAAGGTTTGGTGCAGGTGGGTCCGCGCGGGCTACTGCTAGGTTTCGACACCGCCGCGTACGCGGGCAACGGCAAAGTGATCATTGCCGTGGGCAATCCGGACACCGCCAGGAACACCGGAGTGTGGGTGCCGGGGCTGGGTACCACGCTGGAAGGCCAGACGTCCGGCAACCTCAAGCGGATGGTCGACATCAACAACGCTGCCGACGGTTTCACACCTGGCCAGGATGGCGATGTCTCCACCATCTATTGGCTCGGGTACGACACGCCAGAGCCTTACAACCTTTCCGTATTGCAGGACACCCGGTCCGTAGCGGGTAGCCAGCCGTACGTCGACTTCATGCAGGGACTGCGTGCAACGCACGAAAGTGATGGTGGCCACCTGGTGGCCATGGCTCACTCGTACGGCTCCACGGTCGTCGGCGAGGCGGCGAAAACCGGCCATCTTCCCGTCGATGACATCGTTGTGGCCGGCAGCCCTGGCATGCACGTCGGCTCGGCCAGCGACTTGATGAACGATCCCCGCCACGTATGGGCCGGCGCGTCCGACAGCGACCCGGTTCCGCGCTCAGGTGCCGTGCTGGACTCCGCTGCGGTAGTCAACCCCCAACTTATCGAATACATCGAACACAGCGCCGACGCCGACCACGGCCTGGCACCGAGCGACCATAGCTTCGGCGCCAACACATGGATGGCCGATACCAGCGGCCACACCCACTATTGGGATGGCGGAAGTGAGAGCCTCAACAACCAGGCCAAGATCCTCGCTGGCGCGTACAGCAAGGTGGGCATAACTAACGGGCAGCTTCCGGAGGACTGGCGATGA
- a CDS encoding alpha/beta hydrolase, with the protein MDGVPATDRDKANRIGLAQQKQYLQDRLHNPDMTLEAHDTYDELQRLETIEKGLDKLGPRGLLLGFDTAAFDGDGKVIMAMGNPDTARHTGVWVPGMGTTLGGSTLDNLDRIMKMNDVADSITRDRSGDISTIYWLGYDAPEFPPANLSVVANFRSIAGRDPYIDFMQGLRATHESGDGHLVAMGHSYGTTVLGEAAKTHRLPVDDIVTAGSPGMHVGSANDLMADPRHLWAGASDSDPVARLEAYTVSGDSTVDSSPLTELANKIADDDHGLAPSDPSFGGNVWKADTSGHTHYWDDNSESLNNQSRVLAGAYDQVTYNSGSIPENWR; encoded by the coding sequence ATGGACGGCGTGCCGGCCACCGACCGCGACAAGGCCAACCGGATCGGCCTGGCGCAGCAGAAGCAGTACCTGCAGGACCGGCTGCACAACCCCGACATGACCCTGGAAGCGCACGACACCTACGACGAGTTGCAACGCCTGGAGACGATCGAGAAGGGCCTGGACAAACTGGGCCCGCGAGGCTTGCTGCTCGGCTTCGACACTGCGGCGTTCGACGGCGATGGCAAGGTCATCATGGCGATGGGCAACCCCGACACCGCCCGGCACACCGGCGTCTGGGTGCCCGGCATGGGCACGACGCTCGGCGGCAGCACGCTGGACAACCTCGACCGAATCATGAAGATGAACGATGTGGCCGACTCAATAACCCGGGATCGGTCAGGTGACATCTCTACCATCTACTGGCTCGGCTACGACGCGCCAGAGTTCCCACCGGCCAACTTGTCAGTCGTGGCGAACTTCCGCTCGATCGCGGGCAGGGACCCGTACATCGACTTCATGCAGGGCCTGCGCGCTACCCATGAGAGCGGTGACGGGCATCTGGTGGCAATGGGACACTCGTACGGCACCACGGTGCTCGGCGAGGCGGCCAAGACGCATCGGCTTCCCGTCGACGACATCGTCACCGCCGGCAGCCCAGGCATGCACGTCGGTTCCGCCAATGACCTGATGGCCGACCCCCGCCACCTATGGGCCGGCGCCTCCGACTCCGACCCGGTCGCCCGACTCGAGGCGTACACGGTGTCCGGCGACTCGACAGTAGACAGCTCGCCGCTGACCGAACTCGCCAACAAGATCGCAGACGATGACCACGGCCTGGCACCCAGCGATCCGAGCTTCGGCGGCAACGTCTGGAAGGCTGACACGTCCGGGCACACACACTACTGGGACGACAACAGTGAAAGTCTCAACAACCAGTCGCGGGTGCTCGCTGGCGCCTACGACCAGGTGACGTACAACAGCGGCTCGATTCCGGAGAATTGGCGATGA
- a CDS encoding Re/Si-specific NAD(P)(+) transhydrogenase subunit alpha: protein MIIGVLGESSPGEKRVAATPATVAQLLKLGYEVVVEPGAGRRASFADEAYAEAGATVGDPYAADVVFTINAPEPARLDRLKPGATLVGVFSPRLNEALVAEFAGRPITVLSMDAVPRISRAQSLDVLSSMANIAGYRAVVEAAHAFGRFFTGQVTAAGKVPPAKVLVAGVGVAGLAAIGAAGSLGAIVRATDPRPEVADQVKSLGGEYLAVQAADVEVSSTGYAKEMSDDYNERAARLYAEQCAEVDIVITTALIPGRPAPRLITERMVASMKPGSVIVDMAAANGGNVEGTVAGEVVTTANGVTIIGYTDLAGRLPAQASQLYGTNLVNLMKLMTPERDGHLVLDFEDVVQRSITVVRQGELTWPPPAVSVSAAPAPETKEVAAPKAATATRNRTLPLAGVGAAALFLLTALAPTTLRGHLTVFALAIVIGYYVIGHVHHALHTPLMSVTNAISGIIVVGALLQLGHGGAVVTVLSFAAILLASINVFGGFAVTRRMLAMFTRS from the coding sequence ATGATCATTGGTGTTCTGGGGGAGTCCAGCCCCGGCGAGAAGCGGGTCGCGGCGACCCCCGCGACCGTCGCCCAGCTGCTCAAACTCGGTTATGAAGTGGTGGTCGAGCCGGGTGCCGGCCGTCGCGCGTCGTTCGCCGACGAGGCGTACGCGGAGGCCGGGGCGACCGTCGGCGACCCGTACGCCGCGGATGTCGTCTTCACCATCAACGCGCCGGAACCGGCGCGGCTGGACCGGCTCAAGCCGGGTGCCACGCTGGTCGGGGTGTTCAGCCCGCGGCTGAACGAGGCCTTGGTCGCCGAGTTCGCCGGCCGGCCGATCACCGTGCTGTCGATGGACGCGGTGCCGCGCATCTCGCGGGCGCAGTCGCTGGACGTGCTCTCCTCGATGGCGAACATCGCCGGCTATCGGGCCGTGGTGGAGGCCGCGCACGCGTTCGGCCGGTTCTTCACCGGGCAGGTGACCGCGGCGGGCAAGGTGCCGCCGGCGAAGGTGCTGGTCGCCGGGGTCGGCGTGGCCGGCCTGGCGGCGATCGGCGCGGCCGGCAGCCTGGGGGCGATCGTCCGGGCGACCGACCCGCGGCCCGAGGTCGCCGACCAGGTCAAGTCGCTGGGCGGGGAGTACCTCGCGGTCCAGGCGGCGGACGTCGAGGTCTCGTCGACCGGGTACGCCAAAGAGATGTCGGACGACTACAACGAGCGGGCGGCCCGGTTGTACGCCGAGCAGTGCGCCGAGGTGGACATCGTCATCACCACCGCGCTGATCCCGGGGCGACCCGCCCCGCGCCTGATCACCGAGCGCATGGTGGCCAGCATGAAGCCGGGCAGCGTGATCGTCGACATGGCGGCCGCCAACGGCGGGAACGTCGAGGGCACGGTGGCCGGCGAGGTCGTCACCACCGCCAACGGCGTGACCATCATCGGATACACCGACCTGGCCGGCCGGCTGCCCGCGCAGGCGTCCCAGCTGTACGGCACCAACCTGGTGAACCTGATGAAGCTGATGACCCCGGAACGGGACGGCCACCTGGTCCTGGACTTCGAGGACGTCGTCCAGCGATCGATCACCGTCGTACGGCAAGGGGAATTGACCTGGCCGCCACCGGCCGTGTCGGTCTCGGCCGCGCCGGCCCCGGAGACGAAGGAGGTGGCGGCGCCGAAGGCGGCGACCGCGACCAGGAATCGGACGCTGCCCCTGGCCGGCGTCGGCGCAGCCGCGCTGTTCCTGCTGACGGCCCTGGCGCCGACGACGTTGCGCGGGCATCTGACGGTCTTCGCGCTGGCCATCGTGATCGGCTACTACGTCATCGGGCACGTGCACCACGCGCTGCACACCCCGCTGATGTCGGTCACCAACGCGATCTCCGGGATCATCGTGGTCGGCGCGCTGCTGCAGCTCGGACACGGCGGCGCCGTGGTCACCGTGCTGTCGTTCGCGGCGATCCTGCTGGCCAGCATCAACGTCTTCGGTGGCTTCGCGGTGACCCGCCGCATGCTCGCCATGTTCACCAGGAGCTGA
- a CDS encoding RNA polymerase sigma factor, with the protein MAGDDSADFDTFYAATVRRVLLYAYASCGDRAEAQDVAHEAFARAWQHWSRVSRYDDPEGWVRVVASRLLINRWRGLRRWVAARARLGPPDDVAGGPSPDRVAVAAALQRLPKAQREVVTLYYLLDMPVRDIAESLGVPEGTVKVRLSRARAALAQLLGDNDQEISDVTSRS; encoded by the coding sequence ATGGCGGGCGACGACAGCGCCGACTTCGACACCTTCTACGCGGCTACGGTCCGGCGGGTGCTCCTCTACGCCTACGCCAGCTGCGGTGATCGGGCCGAGGCGCAGGACGTCGCCCATGAGGCTTTCGCGCGGGCCTGGCAGCACTGGTCGCGGGTGTCGCGGTATGACGACCCGGAGGGCTGGGTGCGCGTCGTCGCCTCGCGCCTGCTGATCAACCGGTGGCGGGGGCTGCGGCGGTGGGTGGCCGCCCGGGCCCGACTCGGCCCGCCCGACGACGTCGCCGGCGGACCGTCGCCGGATCGGGTGGCGGTGGCCGCCGCGCTGCAGCGGTTGCCGAAGGCGCAGCGGGAGGTCGTCACCCTCTACTACCTACTGGACATGCCGGTGCGGGACATCGCCGAGAGCCTCGGCGTTCCGGAGGGGACGGTCAAGGTGCGGCTCTCCCGCGCCCGTGCCGCCCTGGCCCAGCTGCTCGGCGACAACGATCAGGAGATCAGCGATGTCACGTCCCGTTCCTGA